One part of the bacterium genome encodes these proteins:
- the fsa gene encoding fructose-6-phosphate aldolase — protein MKFFIDTANLAEIREAAAIGILAGVTTNPTLIAREKRPFQELILEICQLVDGPVNAEVVSLDAEGMVREGRELAKLHPNVCVKIPMTVEGLKAVKVFSGEGVMTNVTLIFQPLQALMAAKAGASFVSPFVGRLDDIGETGMDLVADIRRIYDAYALDTEIIVASVRHPIHVLEAARIGADIATIPFKVIQQLAQHPLTDKGIAQFLDDWKKVPQA, from the coding sequence ATGAAATTCTTCATCGACACCGCCAATCTGGCGGAGATCCGCGAGGCGGCTGCCATCGGCATCCTGGCGGGCGTCACCACCAACCCCACCCTCATCGCCCGCGAGAAGCGGCCCTTCCAGGAGCTGATCCTCGAAATCTGCCAGCTGGTGGACGGCCCGGTCAACGCCGAGGTGGTGAGCCTGGACGCCGAGGGGATGGTGCGCGAGGGCCGCGAGCTGGCCAAGCTGCATCCCAATGTCTGCGTCAAGATCCCCATGACGGTGGAGGGCCTGAAGGCCGTGAAGGTCTTCAGCGGCGAGGGCGTGATGACCAACGTCACCCTCATCTTCCAGCCGCTGCAAGCGCTGATGGCGGCCAAGGCCGGAGCCAGCTTCGTCAGCCCCTTCGTCGGCCGCCTGGACGACATCGGGGAGACGGGCATGGACCTGGTGGCTGACATCCGCCGCATCTACGATGCCTACGCCCTGGACACGGAGATCATCGTCGCCAGCGTGCGCCATCCCATCCACGTGCTGGAGGCGGCCCGCATCGGCGCGGACATCGCCACCATCCCCTTCAAGGTGATCCAACAGCTGGCGCAGCATCCCTTGACGGACAAGGGCATCGCCCAGTTCCTGGACGATTGGAAAAAGGTGCCACAGGCCTGA